The Pseudomonas eucalypticola genome has a window encoding:
- the ccoO gene encoding cytochrome-c oxidase, cbb3-type subunit II, with amino-acid sequence MKHETLEKNIGLLAFFMVIAVSIGGLTQIVPLFFQDVTNKPIEGMKPRPALELEGRDVFIANGCVGCHSQMIRPFRAETERYGHYSVAGESVWDHPFLWGSKRTGPDLARVGGRYSDDWHRAHLYNPRNVVPESVMPAYPFLVENRLDGKLTARKMQVMRELGVPYTDADIAGAEAAVKGKTEMDALVAYLQGLGTLIKSKR; translated from the coding sequence ATGAAACACGAAACGCTGGAGAAGAACATCGGCCTGCTGGCCTTCTTCATGGTCATTGCCGTGAGCATCGGCGGCCTGACCCAGATCGTCCCGCTGTTTTTCCAGGACGTGACCAACAAGCCCATCGAAGGCATGAAGCCGCGCCCGGCCCTGGAGCTGGAAGGCCGCGACGTGTTCATCGCCAACGGCTGCGTGGGCTGCCATTCGCAGATGATCCGCCCGTTCCGCGCCGAGACCGAGCGCTACGGCCACTACTCGGTGGCCGGCGAAAGCGTGTGGGACCACCCCTTCCTCTGGGGCTCCAAGCGCACCGGCCCGGACCTGGCCCGGGTGGGTGGGCGCTACTCCGATGACTGGCACCGCGCGCACCTGTACAACCCACGCAACGTGGTGCCCGAGTCGGTGATGCCGGCCTACCCGTTCCTGGTGGAAAACCGCCTGGACGGCAAGCTGACGGCGCGCAAGATGCAAGTGATGCGTGAACTGGGCGTGCCCTACACCGACGCCGACATCGCCGGCGCCGAAGCGGCCGTCAAGGGCAAGACCGAAATGGACGCACTGGTGGCCTACCTGCAAGGCCTTGGCACCCTCATCAAAAGCAAACGGTGA
- the ccoG gene encoding cytochrome c oxidase accessory protein CcoG — MSKQIPLHDVTPPPPKGEGVDLYASREKIYTRAFTGVFRNLRRVGGALLFALYFGVVWLNWGGHQAVWWNLPERKFYIFGATFWPQDFILLSGILIVSAFGLFFITVFAGRVWCGYTCPQSVWTWIFMWCEKVTEGDRNQRIKLDKAPMSASKFARKLAKHSLWLLIGFVTGMTFVGYFSPIRELATQFFTGHADGWAYFWVGFFTLATYGNAGWLREQVCIYMCPYARFQSVMFDKDTLIVSYDPRRGEKRGPRKKDADYKAMGLGDCIDCTMCVQVCPTGIDIRDGLQIECIGCAACIDACDSVMDKMDYPRGLISYTTEHNLNGQQTHPLRPRLIAYAVVLLVMIGVLATAFMTRSLVGFDVSKDRVLYRENAEGRIENVYSLKIMNKDQRAHTYLIEASGLPDLRLQGRNQVQVAAGDIVSLPAELSVAPEHLPSSTNEVRFSLRDVDDGDVHVQANSRFIGPQVR; from the coding sequence ATGAGCAAGCAGATTCCGCTGCACGACGTCACCCCGCCGCCCCCCAAGGGCGAGGGCGTCGACCTGTACGCCTCACGGGAGAAGATCTACACCCGGGCCTTCACCGGGGTGTTCCGCAACCTGCGGCGGGTAGGCGGGGCGTTGCTGTTCGCGTTGTACTTCGGCGTGGTGTGGCTGAACTGGGGCGGCCACCAGGCGGTATGGTGGAACCTGCCGGAGCGCAAGTTCTACATTTTCGGGGCCACGTTCTGGCCTCAGGACTTCATCCTGCTGTCGGGGATTCTCATCGTCAGCGCCTTCGGGCTGTTTTTCATCACCGTCTTCGCAGGCAGGGTGTGGTGCGGCTACACCTGCCCGCAAAGCGTGTGGACATGGATTTTCATGTGGTGTGAAAAGGTCACCGAAGGCGACCGCAACCAGCGCATCAAGCTGGACAAGGCGCCCATGAGCGCCAGCAAATTCGCGCGCAAACTGGCCAAGCACAGCCTGTGGCTGCTGATCGGCTTCGTCACCGGCATGACCTTCGTCGGCTACTTTTCGCCCATTCGCGAACTGGCGACCCAGTTCTTCACCGGCCATGCCGACGGCTGGGCGTATTTCTGGGTCGGTTTTTTCACCCTGGCCACCTACGGCAACGCCGGGTGGCTGCGCGAGCAGGTGTGCATCTACATGTGCCCTTACGCGCGCTTCCAGAGCGTGATGTTCGACAAGGACACCCTCATCGTGTCCTACGACCCGCGCCGGGGCGAGAAGCGCGGGCCGCGCAAGAAAGACGCCGACTACAAGGCCATGGGCCTGGGCGACTGCATCGACTGCACGATGTGCGTGCAGGTGTGCCCCACCGGTATCGACATCCGCGACGGCTTGCAGATCGAGTGCATCGGCTGTGCGGCGTGCATCGATGCCTGCGACAGCGTCATGGACAAGATGGACTACCCGCGCGGGCTGATCAGCTACACCACCGAGCACAACCTCAACGGCCAGCAGACTCACCCCCTGCGCCCGCGCCTGATTGCCTACGCAGTGGTGCTGCTGGTAATGATCGGCGTGCTGGCCACGGCGTTCATGACCCGCAGCCTGGTGGGCTTCGACGTCAGCAAGGACCGCGTGCTGTACCGCGAGAACGCCGAAGGCCGCATCGAGAATGTCTACAGCCTGAAGATCATGAACAAGGACCAGCGCGCGCACACCTACCTGATCGAAGCCAGCGGCCTGCCCGACCTGCGCCTGCAAGGCCGGAACCAGGTGCAGGTGGCGGCGGGCGATATCGTCAGCCTGCCGGCCGAATTGTCCGTGGCCCC
- a CDS encoding cbb3-type cytochrome oxidase subunit 3 — translation MDIGTIRGLGTVVVMVAFIGLALWVFSSRRKKDFDEATLLPFADDPDAIAKVEQAQAQQRASRSDKQ, via the coding sequence ATGGATATCGGAACCATCCGAGGCCTGGGCACCGTCGTGGTGATGGTGGCCTTCATCGGCCTGGCGTTATGGGTGTTCAGCAGCCGGCGCAAGAAGGACTTCGACGAAGCCACCTTGCTGCCGTTCGCCGACGACCCCGACGCCATCGCCAAGGTAGAACAAGCCCAGGCGCAACAGCGCGCGTCCAGGAGTGACAAGCAATGA
- the ccoN gene encoding cytochrome-c oxidase, cbb3-type subunit I translates to MSTALAPTAYNYKVVRQFAIMTVVWGIVGMGVGVFIASQLIWPQLNFDLPWTTFGRLRPLHTNLVIFAFGGCALFGTSYYVVQRTCQTRLISDGLAAFTFWGWQAVIVSAIITLPLGYTTTKEYAELEWPIAILLAIVWVCYAITFFGTIVKRKTKHIYVGNWFYGAFILVTAMLHIVNHISLPVSLFKSYSAYAGATDAMIQWWYGHNAVGFFLTTGFLGMMYYFVPKQAERPIYSYRLSIVHFWALITLYIWAGPHHLHYTALPDWAQSLGMVMSIILLAPSWGGMINGMMTLSGAWHKLRTDPILRFLVVSLAFYGMSTFEGPMMAIKTVNSLSHYTDWTIGHVHAGALGWVAMISIGAVYHMIPKLFGRPQMHSIGLINAHFWLATIGTVLYIASMWVNGITQGLMWRAINDDGTLTYSFVEALQASKPGYIVRALGGSFFASGMLLMAWNVWRTVRAATPEEAEAATRIAVVGAH, encoded by the coding sequence ATGAGCACAGCACTCGCTCCGACTGCGTACAACTACAAAGTGGTGCGGCAGTTCGCCATCATGACGGTGGTCTGGGGAATTGTGGGCATGGGCGTCGGGGTGTTCATCGCCTCGCAGCTCATCTGGCCACAACTGAACTTCGACCTGCCCTGGACCACCTTCGGTCGCCTCCGCCCCCTGCACACCAACTTGGTGATTTTCGCCTTCGGCGGCTGCGCGCTGTTCGGCACTTCGTACTACGTGGTGCAGCGAACCTGCCAGACGCGGCTGATCTCCGACGGCCTGGCAGCGTTCACGTTCTGGGGCTGGCAGGCGGTGATCGTCAGCGCCATCATCACCCTTCCGCTGGGTTACACCACCACCAAGGAATACGCGGAGCTGGAATGGCCGATCGCCATCCTGCTGGCGATTGTCTGGGTGTGCTACGCCATCACGTTCTTCGGCACCATCGTCAAGCGCAAGACCAAGCATATCTACGTCGGCAACTGGTTCTACGGCGCGTTCATCCTGGTCACGGCGATGCTGCACATCGTCAACCACATCTCGCTGCCGGTGAGCCTGTTCAAGTCCTACTCCGCCTACGCCGGCGCCACCGATGCCATGATCCAGTGGTGGTACGGCCACAACGCCGTGGGCTTTTTCCTCACCACCGGTTTCCTGGGCATGATGTATTACTTCGTGCCCAAGCAGGCCGAGCGGCCCATCTACTCCTACCGGTTGTCCATCGTGCACTTCTGGGCGCTGATCACGCTGTACATCTGGGCCGGCCCGCACCATTTGCACTACACCGCGCTGCCCGACTGGGCGCAGTCGCTGGGCATGGTGATGTCGATCATCCTGCTGGCGCCCAGCTGGGGCGGCATGATCAACGGCATGATGACCCTGTCAGGCGCGTGGCATAAGCTGCGCACCGACCCGATCCTGCGTTTCCTGGTGGTGTCGCTGGCCTTCTACGGCATGTCCACGTTCGAAGGCCCGATGATGGCCATCAAGACGGTGAACTCGCTGTCCCACTACACCGACTGGACCATCGGCCATGTGCACGCCGGTGCCCTGGGCTGGGTGGCGATGATTTCCATCGGCGCCGTGTACCACATGATCCCGAAACTGTTCGGCCGCCCGCAGATGCACAGCATCGGCCTGATCAACGCGCATTTCTGGCTGGCCACCATCGGCACCGTGCTCTACATCGCCTCCATGTGGGTGAACGGCATCACCCAAGGCCTGATGTGGCGTGCCATCAACGATGACGGCACCCTCACCTATTCCTTCGTCGAGGCCCTGCAGGCCAGCAAACCGGGGTACATCGTACGCGCCCTGGGCGGCTCGTTCTTCGCCAGCGGCATGCTGCTGATGGCCTGGAACGTATGGCGCACCGTGCGCGCGGCCACCCCCGAGGAAGCCGAAGCCGCCACCCGGATCGCCGTCGTGGGGGCTCACTGA
- the ccoP gene encoding cytochrome-c oxidase, cbb3-type subunit III, which produces MTTFWSLYVTILTLGTIVALTWLLFSTRRGQRSEATEETVGHSFDGIEEYDNPLPKWWFLLFVGTIVFALGYLSLYPGLGSWTGLLPGYQYLDNDTQKQFSDGKTGWTGAHEWEKEMARADARFGPIYAKFAAMPIDEVAKDPQALKMGARLFASNCSVCHGSDAKGAYGFPNLTDQDWRWGGDPQTIETTILGGRHAVMPAWAEVIGEQGVADVAAFVIAQLDGRPLPEGAKADAANGQKIFAANCVACHGPEGKGTPAMGAPNLTHPQAFIYGSSFAQLQQTIRYGRQGQMPAQELLQGKDKVHLLAAYVYSLSHGEAKTADVQD; this is translated from the coding sequence ATGACCACGTTTTGGAGTCTGTACGTAACCATCCTGACCCTGGGCACCATCGTCGCCCTGACCTGGCTGCTGTTTTCCACCCGCCGCGGCCAGCGCAGCGAGGCCACCGAGGAAACGGTGGGGCACTCCTTCGACGGCATCGAGGAATACGACAACCCCTTGCCCAAGTGGTGGTTCCTGCTGTTCGTGGGCACCATCGTCTTCGCCCTCGGCTACCTGAGCCTGTATCCCGGCTTGGGCAGCTGGACCGGGCTGCTGCCAGGCTACCAGTACCTGGACAACGACACCCAGAAGCAGTTTTCCGACGGCAAGACCGGCTGGACGGGCGCGCACGAATGGGAAAAGGAAATGGCCCGGGCCGATGCGCGCTTCGGCCCCATTTATGCCAAATTCGCCGCCATGCCCATCGATGAGGTGGCCAAGGACCCGCAGGCCTTGAAAATGGGTGCCCGGCTGTTCGCCAGCAACTGTTCGGTGTGCCACGGCTCCGACGCCAAGGGCGCCTACGGCTTCCCCAACCTCACCGACCAGGACTGGCGTTGGGGCGGCGACCCGCAAACCATCGAAACCACCATCCTCGGTGGCCGCCATGCGGTGATGCCAGCCTGGGCCGAGGTGATCGGTGAACAGGGCGTGGCCGACGTGGCGGCCTTCGTCATCGCCCAACTGGACGGCCGCCCCCTGCCCGAAGGCGCCAAGGCCGACGCCGCCAACGGCCAGAAAATCTTCGCCGCCAATTGCGTGGCATGCCACGGCCCCGAAGGCAAAGGCACCCCGGCCATGGGCGCGCCCAACCTCACCCACCCGCAGGCGTTCATCTACGGCTCCAGCTTCGCCCAGTTGCAACAGACCATCCGCTACGGTCGCCAGGGCCAGATGCCGGCGCAGGAACTGTTGCAGGGCAAGGACAAGGTGCACTTGCTGGCGGCGTATGTGTACAGCCTGTCGCATGGGGAAGCGAAAACAGCAGACGTGCAAGACTGA